One window of Candidatus Nanosynbacter sp. HMT-352 genomic DNA carries:
- a CDS encoding ABC transporter ATP-binding protein, whose translation MIELKNVTKIYGKKKNQFVALNDVSLRIPTGVSVAILGKSGSGKSTLMHAISGLDRPQQGEVIIDGQDILKLKQKQVDEFRARKIGFIFQSFFVQGNESVADNVSLPLEIVKMPRGLRESKINEALKAVDLYEKRKNRAKDLSGGQKQRLAIARAIVGSPQIIFADEPTGNLDSETGAKVEELLFNYNKQEGATLIIVTHDVDLAKKCDYQILIKDGKIKGSNIPKEGKSGR comes from the coding sequence ATGATTGAGCTTAAAAATGTGACGAAAATTTACGGCAAAAAGAAGAACCAATTTGTGGCGCTAAATGATGTGAGCTTGCGGATTCCAACGGGTGTGAGCGTGGCGATTTTGGGAAAATCTGGTTCGGGAAAATCAACGCTGATGCACGCAATTTCCGGCCTGGATCGACCACAGCAAGGTGAGGTGATTATTGACGGTCAGGATATTCTGAAATTGAAACAAAAGCAAGTTGACGAGTTCCGCGCGAGAAAAATAGGTTTTATTTTCCAGAGTTTCTTTGTTCAGGGCAATGAAAGCGTGGCGGACAATGTGAGTTTGCCGCTGGAAATTGTGAAAATGCCAAGGGGTTTGAGGGAAAGTAAGATCAATGAAGCGCTGAAGGCGGTGGACTTGTACGAGAAGCGCAAGAATCGTGCGAAGGATTTGTCGGGCGGTCAGAAGCAACGTTTGGCGATTGCTCGGGCAATTGTCGGCAGTCCTCAGATTATTTTTGCGGACGAACCTACGGGAAATTTGGATAGCGAAACTGGCGCGAAGGTGGAAGAATTGCTGTTCAATTACAACAAGCAAGAAGGCGCAACGCTGATTATCGTGACGCACGACGTTGATTTGGCTAAGAAATGCGATTATCAAATTCTGATCAAAGACGGCAAAATTAAGGGTTCTAATATACCGAAAGAAGGCAAGAGTGGACGTTGA
- a CDS encoding undecaprenyl-diphosphate phosphatase — protein sequence MAWWQAIVLGIVEGITEFLPISSTGHLTIAEKLLGMRIDDPSVVAFTAIIQIGAILAAVIYFWSDIWRILQAWWRGLWWKRARRKFDYKYGWAIIIGSIPIAIVGLLFKHEVETVLRSLWFVAFGLIGWSVVMWLADNRAVNNKRGETETSWKDTLAIGAGQCLSLIPGISRSGATISVGLFRGFDRVSVTKLSFFLGIPALVAAGLLEVATKYKHISGGVGWTPTIVATAISFGVGYLAVSWLLKFIQSNNFRPFIIYRFALGLVLLVMLGVGMISHV from the coding sequence GTGGCTTGGTGGCAAGCGATTGTCCTTGGTATTGTTGAAGGAATTACGGAATTCTTACCGATTTCTTCGACTGGACATTTGACAATTGCCGAGAAATTGTTGGGAATGCGAATTGACGATCCGAGCGTCGTGGCTTTTACAGCGATAATTCAGATCGGAGCAATTTTGGCGGCGGTGATTTATTTCTGGAGCGACATCTGGCGAATCCTGCAGGCTTGGTGGCGCGGTCTATGGTGGAAACGAGCGCGTCGAAAGTTTGATTATAAATATGGTTGGGCAATTATTATCGGTTCAATTCCTATTGCGATTGTCGGATTATTATTTAAGCATGAAGTTGAAACAGTTCTGCGCAGTTTGTGGTTTGTGGCATTCGGGCTTATTGGCTGGAGTGTTGTTATGTGGCTGGCTGACAATCGTGCGGTAAATAACAAGCGTGGCGAAACTGAGACTAGCTGGAAAGACACGCTGGCGATTGGCGCGGGGCAGTGTTTGTCGCTTATTCCTGGAATTAGTCGCTCTGGTGCAACGATTTCAGTCGGTCTGTTTCGTGGATTTGACCGCGTGTCGGTTACGAAATTAAGTTTCTTCTTGGGTATTCCAGCGCTAGTTGCGGCGGGGTTGTTGGAAGTCGCTACCAAATATAAACACATTTCTGGCGGCGTTGGCTGGACTCCAACTATAGTTGCCACGGCAATTTCATTCGGTGTTGGCTATTTGGCCGTGTCGTGGTTATTGAAGTTTATCCAGAGTAATAATTTCCGACCATTCATAATTTATCGATTCGCATTAGGTTTGGTGTTATTGGTTATGCTTGGTGTTGGAATGATTTCTCACGTTTAA
- a CDS encoding ABC transporter permease — MRRIDIIKRAGRNLGQSKGRTILTALAISVGAFTIGLALMAGEGGRLYTNSLVDAAGDKKSVSVYKKVTSSGSDSNLPEYSDSEDTENSQSKAIEKYSMTDNDVKKIQKIPHVEKVTPAYSMYGVLYVKSSASDKKFVPSVTVKFDKTRMKFAAGDLDNFMPKKGEVVISESYVKKMGFSDAKSAIGQTITLGLQKGTSSSKGADKEISLKVAAVDKPSDTILFYQPTVRVSVDDAKDIYDFSHPKDLPNEYSYVIASVDDEKNVEAVKNELGKDYESYSIQDTQKVILTFVNVAQMALIGFGGLALLASVFGIINTMYISVLERTSQIGLMKALGMRGRDIGKMFRYEAAWVGLLGGLIGVGLASLMSLLNPMIASLLKLEQGTNLLVVNPLQMGLLIIGLMVMAVLSGWLPSRKATKLDPIEALRTE; from the coding sequence GTGAGAAGAATTGACATTATTAAACGCGCCGGTCGAAATTTGGGGCAATCAAAAGGCCGCACGATTTTAACCGCGCTGGCGATTTCAGTCGGAGCATTTACGATTGGATTGGCGCTGATGGCTGGAGAAGGTGGCCGTCTGTATACAAACAGTCTGGTCGACGCGGCTGGTGATAAAAAATCCGTTTCGGTCTATAAAAAAGTGACCTCGTCAGGATCTGATAGTAATCTTCCGGAATATAGCGACTCGGAAGATACGGAAAATAGTCAATCTAAGGCGATAGAGAAATATTCGATGACTGATAACGACGTGAAAAAAATACAGAAAATCCCGCACGTGGAAAAAGTGACGCCAGCTTATTCTATGTATGGAGTTTTATATGTCAAAAGTTCGGCAAGCGACAAGAAATTCGTGCCTAGCGTAACTGTGAAGTTTGATAAAACTCGAATGAAGTTTGCAGCTGGTGATTTGGATAATTTTATGCCGAAAAAGGGTGAAGTTGTTATTTCAGAATCTTACGTGAAAAAAATGGGATTCAGTGATGCAAAATCAGCAATTGGGCAAACGATTACACTAGGATTGCAAAAAGGAACTTCATCAAGCAAGGGTGCTGACAAGGAAATATCTCTGAAAGTCGCAGCAGTCGATAAACCTTCGGATACGATCCTGTTTTACCAGCCGACTGTGCGCGTTTCTGTGGACGACGCTAAGGATATTTACGACTTTAGTCACCCTAAAGATTTGCCTAATGAATATTCTTACGTAATTGCGTCAGTTGATGATGAGAAAAATGTTGAGGCAGTGAAGAATGAGCTTGGCAAGGATTATGAGTCGTATTCGATTCAGGACACGCAAAAAGTTATTTTAACTTTTGTGAATGTGGCTCAAATGGCGCTGATTGGGTTTGGCGGCTTGGCGCTTTTGGCGAGTGTTTTTGGGATTATTAACACAATGTACATTTCGGTTTTGGAGCGAACTAGTCAGATTGGGCTAATGAAAGCTTTGGGAATGCGAGGTCGCGATATTGGTAAAATGTTTAGATATGAAGCGGCGTGGGTTGGACTTCTTGGTGGCTTAATTGGTGTTGGATTAGCAAGTTTGATGTCACTACTTAATCCTATGATTGCTAGTTTACTGAAATTGGAGCAAGGTACGAATCTATTGGTCGTTAATCCTCTGCAAATGGGACTTTTGATAATCGGACTAATGGTTATGGCGGTACTTTCTGGCTGGCTGCCGAGCCGCAAGGCAACAAAATTAGATCCAATTGAAGCGTTAAGGACGGAATAG
- a CDS encoding PadR family transcriptional regulator, producing the protein MDVDSYAESLAVQLRKGFLVYCVLLVCSNKAQYAGDIVKQLNDSNLTVVEGTIYPLLNRLQKDGYLQHEWQESEQGPPRKYYSLTDHGDQLIHELKDRINMLNNSLDNLEKGTK; encoded by the coding sequence GTGGACGTTGATAGCTATGCGGAAAGCTTGGCGGTCCAATTGCGAAAAGGATTTTTGGTTTACTGCGTTTTACTGGTTTGTTCTAATAAAGCGCAGTACGCCGGCGACATCGTTAAGCAATTGAACGATTCGAACTTAACGGTGGTCGAAGGTACGATTTATCCGCTGCTGAATAGGCTGCAGAAAGACGGATATTTGCAACACGAATGGCAGGAAAGCGAGCAAGGTCCGCCGCGAAAATATTATTCATTGACAGATCACGGCGATCAATTGATTCACGAACTTAAAGATCGCATAAATATGCTAAATAATTCGCTTGATAACTTAGAGAAAGGAACAAAATAA
- the hpf gene encoding ribosome hibernation-promoting factor, HPF/YfiA family, translated as MIKDITITGVKYELNATTKKYVERKIGSLGKYLPRHARKSASADVKIRQIDNPGGNKYEVEVIINVPDKKIVAKDSTMNVLAAVDIVEARLNGQVRKYKDDVLAHVGGSRGVLAKLKQTFGRK; from the coding sequence ATGATTAAGGATATTACAATTACTGGCGTTAAATATGAGCTGAACGCTACAACAAAAAAATACGTTGAAAGGAAAATTGGTTCGTTGGGAAAATATTTGCCACGCCACGCGCGAAAAAGTGCGTCTGCAGATGTGAAGATTAGGCAGATTGACAATCCTGGCGGCAACAAGTACGAGGTTGAAGTTATTATCAATGTGCCAGATAAGAAAATTGTAGCTAAGGATTCAACCATGAACGTTTTGGCTGCGGTGGATATTGTTGAAGCTAGGCTGAATGGTCAAGTTCGTAAGTACAAAGACGATGTGCTGGCTCACGTTGGCGGAAGTCGTGGGGTTTTGGCGAAGCTAAAGCAAACTTTCGGTCGAAAATAA
- a CDS encoding PspC domain-containing protein, with protein MKEITRIHLAKTAFSAEIDAKKSLEKYLNSIQKNMHADAEAMKEIEARMVEILAERGVMKEGVIGDDDVLAIKNQMGEPRDFSDDSEDSTDELTNDNEKPEKQLMRDTDGAVIGGVCAGIAAYFNINPLWVRLIAIVSPFVTFGTMVLVYLAMWVSMPPAKTASDKLRMRGKPVTLAALKEASADGSSTASAGKTPIAKFFQYFIGVMVLLTTLAILFGLIVGGALGVSMIDMLGGLGMQMWAWGVWTSLAIGGIAAVIFGAIVTRSIFAWKVNRMSVITMIVAASVVFMSLASAAIFSAPAGLEYARESQQLTKKVNIDIPDTANANSIFIDMPVGNVSRINSDKFKVEAEFVDLPKANKPEINVRRDGDKIVLSVSEKCNAIFFDGCLKFYKPITGLKIYAPAGVNVSGLFYQNSIEAENSES; from the coding sequence ATGAAGGAAATAACCAGGATTCATCTGGCAAAAACGGCGTTTAGTGCGGAAATTGACGCTAAGAAATCGCTAGAAAAATATCTTAATTCGATTCAGAAAAATATGCACGCCGACGCGGAAGCGATGAAGGAAATTGAGGCGCGAATGGTTGAGATTTTGGCTGAGCGTGGCGTGATGAAAGAGGGCGTTATTGGCGATGATGACGTTTTGGCGATTAAAAATCAAATGGGCGAACCGCGTGATTTTTCGGATGATAGCGAGGACTCAACTGATGAATTGACAAATGATAATGAAAAACCAGAAAAGCAATTGATGCGCGACACAGACGGCGCTGTCATTGGCGGTGTGTGTGCGGGAATAGCGGCGTACTTTAATATCAATCCGTTGTGGGTGCGACTAATTGCAATTGTCTCGCCGTTTGTAACATTCGGTACGATGGTGCTGGTTTATCTCGCAATGTGGGTGTCAATGCCGCCAGCAAAAACCGCGTCGGACAAATTACGAATGCGCGGGAAGCCGGTAACTTTGGCTGCACTTAAGGAAGCTTCCGCTGATGGAAGCTCAACTGCGTCTGCCGGAAAAACTCCAATTGCGAAATTTTTCCAATATTTTATCGGTGTTATGGTGTTACTTACGACGCTAGCGATACTGTTTGGGCTGATTGTTGGCGGGGCGCTCGGCGTTTCCATGATTGATATGCTCGGCGGTTTGGGTATGCAAATGTGGGCGTGGGGAGTATGGACTTCCTTGGCAATTGGCGGAATCGCGGCGGTGATATTTGGCGCAATTGTAACGCGTAGCATATTCGCTTGGAAGGTCAATCGAATGTCTGTAATTACAATGATCGTGGCGGCGTCCGTTGTTTTTATGAGTTTGGCAAGCGCCGCAATATTTAGCGCGCCCGCTGGCTTGGAATATGCACGTGAATCGCAGCAACTTACGAAGAAAGTAAATATCGATATTCCGGATACGGCAAACGCTAATTCAATTTTTATTGATATGCCAGTGGGGAATGTTTCGCGAATAAATTCTGACAAATTTAAGGTGGAGGCGGAGTTTGTGGATTTGCCAAAGGCGAATAAACCAGAAATTAACGTGCGCCGCGATGGCGATAAAATCGTGCTGTCTGTTTCTGAGAAGTGTAACGCGATATTCTTTGACGGTTGCTTGAAGTTTTATAAGCCGATAACTGGCTTGAAAATTTATGCTCCTGCGGGCGTGAATGTTAGCGGCTTGTTCTATCAAAATTCGATTGAAGCAGAAAATTCCGAATCTTAG
- a CDS encoding CNNM domain-containing protein gives MSDVLLWLAATVLLALSGLFSGLNIGLMMARPDDLKRKARQGDKIAARVYRYRKDGYYLIFCILLGNVGVNTAMSILLGNMTNGVVGGLIATLLITMFGEILPQAIFSQRGYRFVRYFFWLLDVIYVLFWPLAQPMSKLLNCWLGKETPQLYSHQELEEIIHEHAVRSDSPVDYDESRIAAGALQFSKKTAGDLVTPMSEVFVVDLDDELDATLLAQIKHAGHSRIPVQSDGELVGVLYVKDVVGRDLPLPISQLYRDKIYDIDKRSRLDTVLSRFIQTHNHLFVVMDDEMELGIITLEDVIEEILDQEIEDEYDEE, from the coding sequence ATGTCTGATGTTTTATTATGGCTGGCGGCGACTGTTTTATTGGCGCTTTCTGGGCTATTTTCCGGTCTGAATATTGGTTTAATGATGGCGCGACCTGATGACTTGAAGCGAAAAGCCAGGCAGGGCGACAAAATTGCGGCACGGGTGTATCGATATCGAAAAGACGGTTATTATTTGATTTTCTGTATTTTGCTTGGTAACGTCGGCGTGAATACCGCGATGTCAATTTTGCTGGGAAATATGACAAATGGCGTGGTTGGTGGTTTGATTGCGACGCTCCTTATCACGATGTTTGGCGAGATTTTGCCGCAGGCGATTTTCTCGCAGCGTGGATATCGATTTGTGCGATATTTCTTTTGGTTGCTTGATGTAATTTACGTGCTATTTTGGCCGCTTGCTCAGCCGATGTCGAAATTGTTGAATTGCTGGCTAGGTAAGGAAACGCCGCAATTATATTCTCATCAGGAGCTGGAGGAGATTATTCACGAGCACGCCGTTAGGTCGGATAGCCCGGTTGATTATGACGAAAGCCGCATTGCTGCGGGTGCGTTGCAGTTTAGCAAAAAGACGGCTGGCGATTTGGTTACGCCGATGAGTGAGGTTTTTGTCGTGGATTTGGATGACGAGTTAGATGCTACACTTTTGGCGCAAATAAAGCACGCTGGACATTCACGAATTCCAGTTCAGTCTGACGGGGAATTGGTCGGAGTTTTATACGTGAAGGATGTCGTTGGACGAGATTTGCCGTTGCCAATTAGCCAATTGTACCGCGATAAAATTTATGATATTGACAAGAGGTCGCGCCTGGACACAGTCTTAAGTCGATTCATTCAAACGCACAATCATTTGTTTGTGGTGATGGACGATGAGATGGAGCTGGGAATTATTACGCTGGAAGACGTGATTGAAGAGATTCTGGACCAAGAGATTGAAGATGAGTATGATGAGGAATAA
- a CDS encoding lysine--tRNA ligase codes for MATLQDYRNERLRKLETLRQLGVEPYPAKSERTHTCAEVLSKYDELAGKEVVVAGRVASIRSFGKLAFIKLRDQSGDVQLYLQRDDVAELDAARGVLGMKQLKLLDTGDFIEAKGVMTTTQTGEKSVGVRKIRLLTKSLRPMPEKLENKEERLRRRYVDMNVNPEVRERFIRRSKFWQATRDYLNSHGFIEINVPVLEHTTGGADANPFVTHMDALGDQQFYLRISHELPLKRLIGAGFEKVYDLGPRFRNENYSDEHLPEHIAMEWYAAYWDWKQGMRFMESMYKDVLQKTFGTLQFQLGKFNVDMSGEWEVWDYAEVIRKHYGIDVYNTTIEEVAAKLKEYNLEVEKTDSIPRSIDKLWKNIRKDVAGPVWLVNTPKFISPLSKTNPENPETVERFQPVIAGSELGNGFSELNDPIDQLNRFLEQQQMRDAGDEEAMMLDIDYVEMLEYGMPPACGWGYSERVFWIFEGVTAREGVPFPQLKSEIDETTRAIYPQVNL; via the coding sequence ATGGCTACACTTCAAGATTATCGCAATGAACGACTACGAAAACTGGAAACGTTACGTCAATTAGGCGTTGAACCGTATCCAGCAAAATCAGAACGAACTCACACTTGTGCTGAGGTTTTGTCTAAGTACGATGAGCTAGCTGGTAAGGAAGTTGTTGTTGCGGGTCGCGTGGCATCTATTCGCAGTTTTGGCAAATTGGCGTTTATTAAATTACGCGATCAATCTGGCGATGTGCAGCTTTACTTGCAGCGTGATGACGTGGCGGAATTAGATGCTGCGCGCGGTGTGCTTGGAATGAAGCAGCTTAAATTGCTAGACACGGGCGATTTTATCGAGGCGAAGGGCGTAATGACCACCACGCAAACGGGTGAAAAGTCCGTTGGTGTGCGCAAGATCAGACTATTGACTAAATCGTTGAGGCCAATGCCAGAAAAATTAGAGAACAAGGAAGAGCGCTTGCGCCGACGTTATGTTGATATGAATGTCAATCCCGAAGTTCGCGAGCGATTCATTCGCCGAAGTAAGTTTTGGCAAGCAACGCGAGATTATTTGAATAGTCATGGATTCATTGAGATTAATGTTCCTGTTTTGGAGCACACAACTGGCGGTGCGGACGCGAACCCATTTGTGACGCATATGGATGCACTGGGCGATCAGCAGTTTTATTTGCGAATTAGTCATGAATTGCCATTGAAGCGATTGATTGGCGCTGGATTTGAGAAAGTTTATGATCTCGGTCCGCGTTTTCGCAATGAAAATTACTCGGACGAGCATTTGCCGGAGCATATTGCTATGGAGTGGTACGCGGCTTACTGGGACTGGAAGCAGGGAATGCGTTTTATGGAGTCGATGTATAAAGATGTGCTTCAGAAGACTTTTGGCACTTTGCAATTCCAATTGGGCAAGTTCAACGTCGATATGAGTGGTGAGTGGGAAGTTTGGGATTACGCTGAAGTTATTCGCAAGCATTACGGAATCGACGTTTATAACACGACAATTGAAGAAGTTGCCGCTAAACTGAAAGAGTATAATTTGGAAGTCGAAAAAACTGACTCTATTCCGCGCAGCATTGATAAATTATGGAAGAATATTCGTAAAGATGTTGCTGGTCCGGTTTGGTTGGTGAACACGCCGAAGTTTATTAGTCCGCTGTCAAAGACTAATCCGGAAAATCCAGAGACGGTGGAGCGTTTTCAGCCGGTGATCGCTGGTTCGGAATTGGGTAATGGATTCTCTGAGCTTAATGATCCGATTGACCAGCTAAATCGTTTTCTTGAGCAGCAGCAAATGCGTGACGCTGGTGATGAAGAGGCGATGATGCTTGATATTGATTACGTTGAGATGTTGGAATATGGAATGCCGCCGGCTTGTGGTTGGGGTTATTCTGAGCGAGTATTCTGGATTTTCGAGGGCGTTACAGCGCGTGAAGGTGTGCCGTTTCCGCAGCTTAAGAGTGAAATTGACGAAACAACTCGGGCGATTTATCCGCAAGTCAACTTGTAA
- the serS gene encoding serine--tRNA ligase — MLDIKFIRENADLVQKSANDKGYKVDIAALLQLDDERRDLQKQVEALREQRNVISAKMKGGRPDQELIDQGKQLKVELAERESYLKSTEEKVAAILKNVPNITFDDVPLGGEEDSVEIKVYGDCKTGAKDHLDYAVSRGWADFERGAKVAGAKFYYLKGDLALLENAVTQFALDYVTKQGFTFMTVPHMVNLRTAEGAGFTPKGEGSNEYVVDGEDLTLIGTAEMPLTGYHADEILDEKDLPLLYAGYSPCYRKEAGTYGKHTRGLFRVHQFNKLEMYAFCLPEQSKEIHEKILSVEEALWQQIGISYHVVNIAAGDLGAPAAKKYDIEYWSPVDQTYRELTSCSNCTDYQARGLNIRVRRENGTIESVHTLNGTAVSLARSLVVILENFQNPDGTLTVPEVLRPYMNGRDVI, encoded by the coding sequence ATGTTAGATATTAAGTTCATCCGAGAAAATGCCGATTTGGTGCAAAAGTCGGCAAACGATAAAGGCTATAAAGTTGATATTGCGGCGTTGTTGCAATTAGACGATGAGCGCCGCGATTTGCAGAAGCAGGTTGAAGCGCTACGCGAACAGCGTAATGTTATTTCAGCGAAGATGAAGGGCGGTCGACCAGACCAAGAGCTAATTGATCAGGGCAAGCAATTGAAAGTTGAGCTGGCAGAGCGTGAGAGCTATTTGAAATCGACCGAGGAAAAAGTTGCGGCAATTCTTAAAAACGTCCCGAACATCACTTTTGACGACGTGCCTTTGGGTGGTGAAGAAGATTCTGTTGAAATAAAAGTTTATGGCGATTGCAAAACTGGCGCAAAAGATCATTTGGATTATGCCGTAAGTCGCGGTTGGGCGGACTTTGAACGTGGCGCTAAAGTGGCTGGTGCGAAGTTTTATTATTTGAAGGGCGATTTGGCTTTGCTGGAAAATGCCGTAACTCAATTTGCCTTGGATTACGTAACAAAGCAGGGCTTCACATTTATGACCGTGCCACATATGGTCAATTTGCGAACGGCTGAGGGCGCAGGTTTTACTCCGAAGGGTGAAGGCAGCAATGAATATGTAGTTGACGGTGAAGATTTGACGCTAATCGGTACGGCGGAAATGCCATTAACCGGCTACCACGCGGATGAGATTTTGGACGAAAAAGATTTGCCATTACTGTACGCTGGCTATAGTCCTTGCTATCGAAAAGAGGCGGGAACGTACGGCAAGCACACGCGTGGTCTGTTCCGAGTTCACCAGTTTAATAAGCTGGAAATGTATGCGTTTTGTTTGCCTGAGCAATCTAAAGAGATTCATGAGAAAATTCTTAGCGTTGAAGAGGCGCTTTGGCAGCAAATTGGGATTTCTTATCACGTGGTTAATATTGCGGCGGGCGATTTGGGTGCCCCGGCTGCAAAGAAGTATGACATTGAATATTGGTCGCCAGTTGACCAAACTTATCGTGAACTGACGAGTTGTTCGAATTGTACTGATTATCAAGCTCGTGGTTTGAATATTCGAGTCAGGCGAGAAAATGGCACGATTGAATCTGTTCACACATTGAACGGAACTGCGGTATCGTTAGCTCGCTCTCTGGTGGTGATTTTGGAGAATTTCCAGAATCCAGATGGAACTTTGACTGTTCCTGAAGTACTTCGTCCATATATGAATGGTCGTGACGTGATATAA